The genomic segment ACAATAGGACCTGCAGCCAGGAAGGGGCCGATGCCAGGAATTGCAAGTGCCCCGATACCAGCCAGCCATCCTAAAGCTCCTCCTACAACCAGTCCAGTTCCGGCTCCTGCTGCAGCGCCTTCGGGGGCTTTAGTTCCCTTTTCCAGTGCAAAGTCTTTTGAGCCTTCATTTTCCTGCATTAAGACTGAAATATCTGTATTTCTAAAGCCTGCATTCTTAAAGGCATCCACAGCATTTTCGACGCCTAAGCGGGTATTATATATACCGAAGACCGCCGTGTTTTTGCCAGCCATATGTCCTCCAGTTAGTTCATATAAGTGTAATAATTTACATTAGGCATTTAATTCCGGTCAATCAAGTGACTTTTATGGTAGGAAAAAGCGAACTAGGTATTGTCTTACACCTGGTTTTCCAGTAATTCTTATTTATCCTGTCTTGTAATTTGAAAGCTTTTCGGGTCGTAGCCCTGTTTTTTAAGGATTTCCCAGGCTTCATTCAGCTTTTCAGCAGGAAGCTTTGGTGTCCGGCTTAAAATCCAGCCGTATTTTCTGTCGGGCGAGCCAATGACTGCATATTGATAATCCTTATCCAGGCCGATTATCCAGTAATCTCCCCAGAAGGGCCTGATTCCAAGAATGCTGAAGAAGCTTACTTCGAGTTTTGAGTTTGTAGATTCCTCAACAATGCGGGCAATACCGGTGGCGACATTCCGTTTACCATCTTCCTCGTCGCAGCTATTAGTAACATTTATTCTGCCGTCTTCTCTAAGCGAATACTCTGCTGTTGTGTTTCCGGTGCAGTTTTTCTGAAATCTGTTTGGAATTCTAGCAATTTCATACCACAGTCCCGCATAGCTTTTAAGGTCGACGAAGGGCACGGTTTGAGGTTCATCTGTCTTTTTTTCCTGGGAGGAGACTATTCCGGCCAGGACCAATACTAAGGTCAAAGCTGTTTTCATGAATCAAATCCGGAAGTTTATACGTTAAAAGGGTGATTACTTAAAAATTTAGCACTGGAAACATCAAAATCAAGGCTGGAAGTGGTAAGGCAGAGATTTTTCGAGGGACCGGGAGCGAATTATTATTAAGCTTTATAGGGCCATATGCCTTATTAACATCACAAGAATAGATGATTAGCTTAATTTTTTAATAGTATTTGAATAAATTCCTTTTATAATTTAAATAATAGCCTTATTTTTGTGGCGTAATTTGAGTTTTGATATTTATATTTAGCAGACGGGCATTCTGGACAAAGCCCTTCCGTGAATTTATAAATATCATCTTAGTTTTATTTCACTTAAAGCAAAACTATAACAGGAGAAAGAAATCTTACATGAAAAAGTACTTATTTATACTGATGTTCTTTTTATCAGGTTCACTCATGGCTCAGAATTTACAGCTGCATTATGATATGGGAAAAGACAGGCACTATTTCACATCTACGCTCGAAATGTTTAAGCCTGACGAATATGGTTCCACATTTTTATTTATTGATATGGATTACAACCGCGGCGGCAATAAAAGCGCCTCGCTGGGATATATGGAAATTGCCCGTTACGTAAACCTTCCCTTTGTAAAAGGTTTATCTGCCACGGTTCAGTATAATGACGGATTAGTTTACAATAAAGACCTGAATATGGATTTCCCGCTCGGGCCCGTATGGCTGGGTGGATTCAGCTATCCGATAGATTTAGGTTTTGTTACTTTGAACACAGATCTTTTATACCGCGCAGATTATCTGTCGGAATCGAAGGCAAACGCGCAGCTGACGACGGTATGGTTCAAGTCGTTTTTCGACAACAGGGTTAATTTTACGGGTTTTATGGATATCTGGTCAACAAAGCAGGCCGGGAAGAATCAGATTGTACTGCTTACAGAGCCCCAGATATGGTTTAATTTAGTAAATCACCTTGCAGTAGGAAGTGAAGTTGAAATAAGCAATAACTTTATACCTGGCAAATCGAGTGTTCAGGTAAATCCGACTATTGCAGCAAAGTGGACATTTTAACTAATCAAATCCGGGGAATAACATGTTAAGTCAATTTTTTGAGTTCGGGAAAAATAAAACAGACCTGAAGACGGAGATTCTTGCCGGAGCAACTACATTTCTTGCAGCGATGTATATAATTGTAGTGAATCCAGCGATTTTAAGCAAGACCGGGATGTCATTCAGTGCAGTGCTTACGGCAACCGTACTGGTTTCCGCATTCTGTACAATAATGATGGGTATATATGCCAAAAACCCGATACTTGTGGCGCCGGGCATGGGATTAAACGCATTTTTCACGTTTTCAGTTGTTCTGGGCATGGGTGTCAGGTGGGAAACTGCACTGGGAGCGGTTTTCTGGGCCGGTGTGGCATTTATGCTTCTTTCAATATTTAATATACGTACATTTATAGTAAAAGCGATTCCGAAGCAGATACGTTACGCTGTTTCAGCGGGAATAGGGCTATTTATTGCGCTTATTGGTTTTGTAAACGCAAAGTTCATAGTATCCAACCCCGCAACCATTGTGGGAATAGGGCACCTGGATGCGGTTACAATAACATTTCTTATTGGACTTCTTTTAACATCGGTACTTGTAATTAAGCGCGTCAAAGGCGCTCTTATCTTCGGTATTATTCTAACTACAGTTTTTGCCATACCGATAGGCAGGTTTTACGGGGATGCCTCGGCCATTAACTTCGGGGTTCCGACACTTGTAACCTGGAAGGGTCTTTTCTCCGCGCCGGACTTCAGTCTCATAGGCAAGCTGGATCTTTTAGGCTCTCTTCAGCTCTCGATCTGGCCTATTGCTTTTGCATTTCTTTTTACAGATATGTTTGACAGCCTTTCGACATTTGTTGGTGTTGCCGAGGCAGCCGACCTTCTGGACGAAAAAGGCGAACCGAGGAATGTAAAGCAGTCACTTATAGTTGATGCAGTTGCAACTGCGGGTGCAGGTTTGGTAGGCAGCAGCGCAGGCACGGCGTACATCGAATCGGCTACAGGTGTCGAGGAAGGCGGAAGGACAGGAATGACAGCTCTTACAGCAGGGCTATTGTTCATTCCCTTTATGTTCATTTCACCGCTTTTGTCCATTGTCCCTTCAATTGCCACCTCCCCTGCCCTTGTGCTGGTAGGTGTATTTATGATGAAGCCGGTTCTAAAGATAAACTGGTCGCAGTTTGACGACGCGATACCGGCATTTTTAGCTCTCGTACTGATTCCATTTACTTATTCAATTACGGAGGGCATAATATGGGGATTTCTATCCTGGACGGTAATTA from the Ignavibacteria bacterium genome contains:
- a CDS encoding NCS2 family permease; the encoded protein is MLSQFFEFGKNKTDLKTEILAGATTFLAAMYIIVVNPAILSKTGMSFSAVLTATVLVSAFCTIMMGIYAKNPILVAPGMGLNAFFTFSVVLGMGVRWETALGAVFWAGVAFMLLSIFNIRTFIVKAIPKQIRYAVSAGIGLFIALIGFVNAKFIVSNPATIVGIGHLDAVTITFLIGLLLTSVLVIKRVKGALIFGIILTTVFAIPIGRFYGDASAINFGVPTLVTWKGLFSAPDFSLIGKLDLLGSLQLSIWPIAFAFLFTDMFDSLSTFVGVAEAADLLDEKGEPRNVKQSLIVDAVATAGAGLVGSSAGTAYIESATGVEEGGRTGMTALTAGLLFIPFMFISPLLSIVPSIATSPALVLVGVFMMKPVLKINWSQFDDAIPAFLALVLIPFTYSITEGIIWGFLSWTVIKLALGKRNEVSPMLIVIDIFAIVALVLAQR
- a CDS encoding DUF5020 family protein produces the protein MKKYLFILMFFLSGSLMAQNLQLHYDMGKDRHYFTSTLEMFKPDEYGSTFLFIDMDYNRGGNKSASLGYMEIARYVNLPFVKGLSATVQYNDGLVYNKDLNMDFPLGPVWLGGFSYPIDLGFVTLNTDLLYRADYLSESKANAQLTTVWFKSFFDNRVNFTGFMDIWSTKQAGKNQIVLLTEPQIWFNLVNHLAVGSEVEISNNFIPGKSSVQVNPTIAAKWTF
- a CDS encoding DUF3341 domain-containing protein yields the protein MAGKNTAVFGIYNTRLGVENAVDAFKNAGFRNTDISVLMQENEGSKDFALEKGTKAPEGAAAGAGTGLVVGGALGWLAGIGALAIPGIGPFLAAGPIVAALAGAGAGGAIGGITGTLIGMGIPEFEAKRYDGRIRKGGILLSVHCDDENWVRRAKEMLSQTGAEDISSTSEASGDYNADAPPENRRF
- a CDS encoding lipocalin family protein; its protein translation is MKTALTLVLVLAGIVSSQEKKTDEPQTVPFVDLKSYAGLWYEIARIPNRFQKNCTGNTTAEYSLREDGRINVTNSCDEEDGKRNVATGIARIVEESTNSKLEVSFFSILGIRPFWGDYWIIGLDKDYQYAVIGSPDRKYGWILSRTPKLPAEKLNEAWEILKKQGYDPKSFQITRQDK